Genomic window (Candidatus Microthrix parvicella Bio17-1):
GATGGTGGCCCGAGGGTTCGCCCGCCACATGGCCGCCCTCGACGAGCGCACCGAAGTCCCACCGCCCGGTCTGATCCCGAACCATCAGCGGTGGCGGCCACCGTTCGTCTACAGCCCCGAGGACATCGCCGCGCTCATGGCCGAGACTCGCCGATGTCGTTGGCGGCTACCCGCGGCAACCTGGGAAACCGTGATCGGTCTTCTGGCCGCCACCGGCATGCGGGTCGGCGAGGTGATCGGGCTGAACCGCGACGACATCGCATGGGACGACGCCGTCCTCACCATCTCCACGGCCAAGTTCGGGAAGTCCCGCAACATCCCACTGCTGGGGTCCACCATGGCCGCGCTGGCGGACTACGCGGAGACCCGCGACCGGCTCTGCCTCCAACCGTCGACACCAGCATTCTTCGTTTCCATGCGGGGCACCAGGCTGCTCTACCAACCGTTCCGGCTGGCCTTCCGACGCTTCTGTGACCTCTCGGGGGTCGGAGCGGGATCGTCGATCCGGCCGAGAATTCATGATGTCAGACATACGTTCGCTGTCCGGACGTTGTTGAAGTGGTATCAGGAAGACGCAGACGTTGAGGCCCTCCTTCCGACCTTGTCGGTCTACTTGGGCCACGAAGATCCCCGCTCGACGTACTGGTATTTGTCCGCTGTCCCCGAACTGTTGGCGTTGGCCGTCACCCGTATGGACCTGAACCGGGAGGTGCTTTGCTAATGAGCCTGATCGCCCCCACCCTGGAAAGCTTCTTCACCGACCGGCTCGTCAAGCAACAACACGCAAGCCCGGCAACGATCGGTGGTGAGCCCCGCGTTTCTCGGACAGTGATCTGTGGCAGCCCTTACGCTGCCCGTGCCTTGTCGCGATAGCTGTCATGCACTTCAACCGGTGTCCGGTAACCGATCCCCGAATGAAGCCTGGAACGATTATACCAAATCTCGATCCAATGCGCAATACCCGAAACAGCCTTTCTTCGTGTCGGGAACACTGTCCGATAAACGAACTCGTTCTTCAACGAAGCAAAAAACGATTCCGCCATAGCATTATCCCAACACACCCCGGTCTTACCCATCGACCCAACCATGTCATTTGATGCAAGGAACGCTTTGAACTCCTCAGAGGTGTACTGCGCCCCATGATCCGAATGGAATATGGCATTCGACTGAATGCCACCAGCGTCGATCGCGGCCTGCAACGCGTCGGTCACCAGACCGGTGCGCATATGGTCGGCCATCGCGAACCCGACCACCATCTTCGAGAAACAATCGATCACCGTCGCCAAGTACACCCACCCTTCCCACGTGCGGATATAGGTGATATCACCGACCAGCTTCACGCCCGGCTCCGCGGCGGTGAAGTCCCGGTCGACCAAGTCCGCCGTGCTCGGCGTGCCGTCAGGGTCGGTCGTTCGCCTGTATGGCCTGGGCTGACAGGCAACCATGTCACCCTCGACCATCACCCGACGGACCAGTTCAAGGCCGGCAGCGATCTTCTTGCGGCCCAGCTCGGCATGGACCCGACGGTGCCCGTAGGTGCCATCGGATGCATCGAAGACCTTGCGGACATCGACCGCCAGTTCCTCGCGTCGTTCCGCGGTTGCTGACAGCGGACGTTTCCGCCAGTCGTAGTAGCCGGACTTCGACACGCCCGCCCACAAACACATCTTGGTGACCGGGTAGTTCGCCTTCTCGCCGTCGATGAACTCGTACTTCGAGATCACCGATACTCCTGGGCGAAGAAGGACGCCGCTTTTCCCAAGAACTCGTTTTTCATTCGGAGTTCGCGGTTCTCGGCTTGGAGTTCGCGGAATTGGATACGTTCGGCTGGGGTCAAAGGGTCCTCCTCGATCGGGTGGGCATCACGGTACTTGTTGACCCACACACCGAGTGTGCCCGGGTTGATGTCCAACTCGTTGGCGACCGTGGCGATCGGCCGGGAACCGTCGATCACCATTTTCACGGCCTCGGCCTTGAAAGTGTCAGAGTATTTTGTTCGTTTGCGTGTCATATTGGATTCCTTTGTGTCAGTGGATGTTATCAATCACCCACTGTCCGAAATCCTCGGGGCACCCCACGGCTCCTACCGTGATTCGTTGCGGATGCTCCTCACGTACGCACAGGAACACACC
Coding sequences:
- a CDS encoding IS3 family transposase (programmed frameshift), with product MTRKRTKYSDTFKAEAVKMVIDGSRPIATVANELDINPGTLGVWVNKYRDAHPIEEDPLTPAERIQFRELQAENRELRMKNEFLGKSGVLLRPGVSVISKYEFIDGEKANYPVTKMCLWAGVSKSGYYDWRKRPLSATAERREELAVDVRKVFDASDGTYGHRRVHAELGRKKIAAGLELVRRVMVEGDMVACQPRPYRRTTDPDGTPSTADLVDRDFTAAEPGVKLVGDITYIRTWEGWVYLATVIDCFSKMVVGFAMADHMRTGLVTDALQAAIDAGGIQSNAIFHSDHGAQYTSEEFKAFLASNDMVGSMGKTGVCWDNAMAESFFASLKNEFVYRTVFPTRRKAVSGIAHWIEIWYNRSRLHSGIGYRTPVEVHDSYRDKARAA
- a CDS encoding tyrosine-type recombinase/integrase → MSALSDIADEYLALRRSFGHDLVEAHRLLPRFVAYLDSVGEPTVTVAAALAWAQAPDVSPTSTVWSHRMMVARGFARHMAALDERTEVPPPGLIPNHQRWRPPFVYSPEDIAALMAETRRCRWRLPAATWETVIGLLAATGMRVGEVIGLNRDDIAWDDAVLTISTAKFGKSRNIPLLGSTMAALADYAETRDRLCLQPSTPAFFVSMRGTRLLYQPFRLAFRRFCDLSGVGAGSSIRPRIHDVRHTFAVRTLLKWYQEDADVEALLPTLSVYLGHEDPRSTYWYLSAVPELLALAVTRMDLNREVLC